Proteins from a genomic interval of Candidatus Neomarinimicrobiota bacterium:
- a CDS encoding VWA domain-containing protein translates to MIEFSHPWILIFLALIPILWIWMLKAGQKLEGTVLVSSHRIFPESIKKKGILKSRLLKILRLSVLSLIIVGLAGPRRIDTLQETNVDVVDIVLVIDISSSMLATDFEPNRLEAVKKTADMFIQEREGDRMGLLVFAGETFIQCPLTVDQDVVRRLLADVRVAEQAYDGTAIGMAIANATNRLRNSKAKSKVMILLSDGSNNAGELDPLTAADLASQFGIKIYTIGAGTDRSVSFVPGRGNMRNVIDEKTLKSIADKTGGRYFRAKDRFGLEEVYAEINALERTEIKVKEYTRYEELFAWFLLPALVAGLGTESFERHVLRKRT, encoded by the coding sequence ATGATTGAGTTCTCTCATCCCTGGATTCTCATATTCCTGGCGCTTATTCCAATACTGTGGATTTGGATGCTGAAGGCAGGCCAAAAACTGGAGGGCACAGTTTTGGTTTCATCCCATCGCATTTTTCCGGAAAGCATCAAGAAAAAAGGAATTCTGAAATCCCGTCTTCTTAAAATCCTTCGGCTTTCTGTTTTGTCTCTTATTATTGTCGGTCTCGCCGGTCCGCGCAGAATTGACACCCTTCAGGAAACGAATGTGGATGTGGTGGATATCGTGCTCGTCATTGATATTTCGAGCAGTATGCTGGCGACTGATTTTGAGCCGAACCGCCTCGAAGCGGTAAAAAAGACGGCCGATATGTTTATTCAGGAACGGGAAGGCGACAGAATGGGATTGCTTGTTTTTGCCGGCGAAACGTTTATTCAATGTCCGCTGACGGTAGATCAGGATGTGGTGAGGCGACTACTGGCGGATGTCCGCGTGGCAGAGCAAGCGTATGACGGAACCGCCATCGGCATGGCAATTGCCAACGCAACCAACCGGCTCAGGAACAGCAAAGCAAAAAGTAAGGTCATGATTTTACTTTCGGACGGAAGCAACAATGCCGGCGAACTTGATCCGTTGACGGCGGCCGATCTCGCAAGTCAATTTGGAATAAAAATTTATACTATCGGCGCAGGAACCGACCGATCGGTTTCCTTCGTGCCGGGGCGGGGAAATATGAGAAATGTTATTGATGAAAAAACATTGAAAAGTATTGCCGATAAAACAGGAGGCCGGTATTTCCGGGCAAAGGACAGATTCGGATTAGAAGAGGTGTATGCTGAAATCAATGCTCTCGAACGGACCGAAATCAAAGTGAAGGAATATACTCGGTACGAGGAAT